One region of Streptomyces rishiriensis genomic DNA includes:
- a CDS encoding pseudouridine synthase: MRSSGSGSGRNNGRGKPRGTGGGGSQPRGGSGGRDERSRGGSGGRDERSRGGSGGRDERSRGGSAGRDERSRGGSAGRDERSRGGAGGRDDRTTGAGRDDRPKRPGNPRPEERRYDVGPGATHEGPKAGRGGAARGGAKGGPRQGQQRGGRTEPARSREYETRAEERNRDRYAGKEDVKLPKTFPGAEQEGERLQKVLARAGYGSRRACEELIEQARVEVNGEIVLEQGKRVDPENDEVKVDGLTVATQSYQFFSLNKPAGVVSTMEDTEGRQCLGDYVTNRETRLFHVGRLDTETEGVILLTNHGELAHRLTHPKYGVKKVYLAHIVGPIPRDLGKRLKDGIQLEDGYAKADHFRVVEQTGKNYLVEVTLHEGRKHIVRRMLAEAGFPVDKLVRVAFGPITLGDQKSGWLRRLSNTEVGMLMKEVEL, encoded by the coding sequence ATGCGAAGCAGTGGCAGCGGCAGTGGCAGGAACAACGGGCGCGGCAAGCCCCGGGGGACCGGCGGGGGCGGTTCCCAGCCGAGGGGCGGCTCGGGAGGCCGTGACGAGCGGTCGCGAGGCGGCTCGGGAGGCCGTGACGAGCGGTCGCGAGGCGGCTCGGGAGGCCGTGACGAGCGGTCGCGAGGCGGCTCGGCAGGCCGTGACGAGCGGTCGCGAGGCGGCTCGGCAGGCCGTGACGAGCGGTCGAGGGGCGGCGCCGGAGGCCGTGACGACAGGACGACGGGCGCGGGCCGCGACGACAGGCCGAAGCGTCCGGGCAATCCCCGTCCCGAGGAGCGCCGCTATGACGTAGGCCCCGGCGCCACCCACGAGGGCCCGAAGGCCGGACGCGGCGGCGCGGCCCGCGGCGGCGCCAAGGGCGGCCCCAGGCAGGGCCAGCAGCGCGGCGGACGCACCGAGCCGGCGCGCTCCCGCGAGTACGAGACGCGGGCCGAGGAGCGCAACCGGGACCGGTACGCCGGCAAGGAGGACGTCAAGCTGCCCAAGACCTTCCCGGGCGCCGAGCAGGAGGGCGAGCGGCTCCAGAAGGTCCTCGCACGGGCGGGCTACGGCTCCCGGCGTGCCTGCGAGGAGCTGATCGAGCAGGCGCGGGTCGAGGTCAACGGCGAGATCGTCCTGGAGCAGGGCAAGCGGGTCGACCCGGAGAACGACGAGGTCAAGGTCGACGGCCTCACGGTCGCCACCCAGTCCTACCAGTTCTTCTCGCTGAACAAGCCGGCCGGCGTCGTCTCCACGATGGAGGACACCGAGGGCCGCCAGTGCCTCGGCGACTACGTGACCAACCGCGAGACGCGGCTGTTCCACGTGGGGCGGCTCGACACCGAGACCGAGGGCGTCATCCTGCTCACCAACCACGGTGAGCTGGCGCACCGGCTGACCCACCCCAAGTACGGCGTGAAGAAGGTCTACCTCGCGCACATCGTGGGCCCCATCCCGCGTGACCTGGGCAAGCGTCTGAAGGACGGCATCCAGCTGGAGGACGGGTACGCGAAGGCGGACCACTTCCGGGTCGTCGAGCAGACCGGCAAGAACTACCTGGTCGAGGTGACTCTGCACGAGGGCCGCAAGCACATCGTGCGCCGGATGCTGGCGGAGGCCGGCTTCCCGGTCGACAAGCTGGTCCGCGTCGCCTTCGGCCCGATCACCCTGGGCGACCAGAAGTCCGGCTGGCTGCGTCGGCTGTCCAACACCGAGGTGGGCATGCTGATGAAGGAAGTCGAGCTCTAG